In one Streptomyces venezuelae genomic region, the following are encoded:
- a CDS encoding thiolase family protein, which yields MPRTVRDVVFVDGVRTPFGKAGPKGIYHETRADDLVVKAIRELLRRNPDLDPAKIDEVAIAATTQIGDQGLTIGRTAGILAGLPQSVPGYSIDRMCAGALTAVTSVAGSVAFGAYDIAVAGGVEHMGRHPMGEGVDPNPRFVSEKLVDESALFMGMTAENLHDRYPTITKQRADEYAVRSQEKAAKAYADGKIQADLVPISVRRTNEEAGETGWGLATADEPMRPGTTLENLASLKTPFRTHGRVTAGNAAGLNDGATASLIASEEFARANNLPVKMRLVAYSFAGVEPEVMGYGPIPATEKALAQAGLTIGDIGLFEINEAFAVQVLAFLEHYGIADDDARVNQYGGAIAFGHPLASSGVRLMTQLARQFEEQPEVRYGLTTMCVGFGMGATVIWENPHHKDAGGDK from the coding sequence GTGCCTCGTACCGTCAGGGACGTCGTCTTCGTGGACGGCGTCCGCACCCCGTTCGGCAAGGCGGGCCCGAAGGGCATCTACCACGAGACCCGTGCCGATGACCTCGTCGTGAAGGCCATCCGGGAGCTGCTGCGCCGCAACCCGGACCTCGACCCCGCCAAGATCGACGAGGTCGCCATCGCCGCGACCACGCAGATCGGCGACCAGGGTCTGACGATCGGCCGCACCGCCGGCATCCTCGCCGGGCTGCCGCAGTCCGTGCCGGGCTACTCGATCGACCGCATGTGCGCCGGCGCCCTGACCGCCGTGACCTCGGTCGCGGGCAGCGTCGCCTTCGGTGCGTACGACATCGCCGTCGCCGGCGGTGTCGAGCACATGGGCCGCCACCCCATGGGTGAGGGCGTCGACCCCAACCCGCGGTTCGTGAGCGAGAAGCTCGTCGACGAGTCCGCGCTGTTCATGGGCATGACGGCCGAGAACCTGCACGACCGCTATCCCACGATCACCAAGCAGCGTGCCGACGAGTACGCCGTGCGCTCGCAGGAGAAGGCCGCCAAGGCGTACGCCGACGGCAAGATCCAGGCCGACCTCGTGCCGATCTCCGTACGGCGCACGAACGAGGAGGCCGGTGAGACCGGCTGGGGGCTCGCCACCGCCGATGAGCCGATGCGTCCGGGGACGACCCTGGAGAACCTCGCGAGCCTCAAGACGCCGTTCCGTACGCACGGCCGCGTCACCGCGGGCAACGCCGCCGGTCTCAACGACGGCGCCACCGCCTCCCTCATCGCGTCGGAGGAGTTCGCCCGGGCGAACAACCTCCCCGTGAAGATGCGCCTCGTCGCGTACTCCTTCGCGGGTGTCGAGCCGGAGGTCATGGGCTACGGCCCGATCCCGGCCACGGAGAAGGCCCTCGCCCAGGCGGGGCTGACGATCGGCGACATCGGTCTCTTCGAGATCAACGAGGCCTTCGCCGTGCAGGTGCTCGCCTTCCTGGAGCACTACGGCATCGCGGACGACGACGCCCGCGTGAACCAGTACGGCGGCGCCATCGCGTTCGGCCACCCGCTCGCCTCCTCCGGCGTACGCCTGATGACGCAGCTGGCGCGGCAGTTCGAGGAGCAGCCGGAGGTCCGCTACGGCCTCACGACCATGTGCGTCGGCTTCGGCATGGGCGCCACGGTCATCTGGGAGAACCCCCACCACAAGGACGCCGGAGGCGACAAGTGA
- a CDS encoding 3-hydroxyacyl-CoA dehydrogenase NAD-binding domain-containing protein yields the protein MSTTTTELLKGAAELFPDEVVTQAHVRHLDLPHGAGRFALITLDNGFDHTKPTTFGPQSLANLNTAIDQVEKEASEGGIVGVGITGKPFIFAVGADLKGVELLKKHDDALAIGKGGHEVFKRLSGLAVPTFAYYNGAAMGGGVEVGLHCSYRTVSKALPAFSLPEVFLGLVPGWGGCALLPNLIGADKAVSVIIENSLNQNRQLKGKQVFELGIADALFEGADFLEQSLIWTASVLNGKTEVVRPEIDRGEGWDAAVARGRAIADSKVHGAAPAAYRALEIIEAARNGDLQAGFDAEDTALADLIMGGELRAGIYSFNLVQKRGKRPAGAPDKNLARPVTKVGVVGAGLMASQLALLFLRRLEVPVVLTDIDQERVDKGVGYVHEEIDKLLLKGRVNQDKANRLKGLVSGVLDKAEGFSDADFVIEAVFEEIGVKQQVFAEVEAVAPAHAILATNTSSLSVTEMASKLKHPERVVGFHFFNPVAILPLLEIVRGEQTDDASLATAFGVAKKLKKTAVLVKDAPAFVVNRILTRFMGEIQNVIDEGTPVAVAEKGVEPLGLPMSPLVLLELVGPAIGLHVSETLNRAFPERFTVSPNLAAVVKAGKRGFYVYDSGKPELDPEVAALLKQGDSVLTEEQVRDRVLDAVAQEIGLMLDEGVVAEAQDIDLCLITGAGWPFHLGGITPYLDREGVSERVNGKRFLAQGVASVPA from the coding sequence GTGAGCACGACCACCACTGAGCTTCTGAAGGGTGCGGCCGAGCTGTTCCCCGACGAGGTCGTGACGCAGGCGCACGTACGCCACCTCGACCTCCCCCACGGTGCCGGGCGCTTCGCGCTCATCACCCTCGACAACGGCTTCGACCACACGAAGCCGACCACCTTCGGACCGCAGTCCCTCGCCAACCTGAACACGGCGATCGACCAGGTCGAGAAGGAGGCGTCCGAGGGCGGCATCGTCGGCGTCGGCATCACCGGCAAGCCGTTCATCTTCGCCGTCGGCGCCGACCTCAAGGGCGTCGAGCTGCTGAAGAAGCACGATGACGCGCTCGCCATCGGCAAGGGCGGGCATGAAGTCTTCAAGCGGCTCAGCGGGCTCGCCGTGCCGACTTTCGCCTACTACAACGGTGCCGCGATGGGCGGTGGCGTCGAGGTCGGTCTGCACTGCTCGTACCGCACCGTCTCCAAGGCGCTGCCCGCGTTCTCGCTGCCCGAGGTCTTCCTCGGCCTGGTCCCGGGCTGGGGCGGCTGCGCGCTGCTCCCGAACCTGATCGGCGCCGACAAGGCCGTCTCGGTCATCATCGAGAACTCGCTGAACCAGAACCGTCAGCTCAAGGGCAAGCAGGTCTTCGAGCTCGGCATCGCCGACGCGCTCTTCGAGGGCGCGGACTTCCTGGAGCAGTCGCTGATCTGGACGGCGTCCGTCCTGAACGGCAAGACCGAGGTCGTCCGCCCCGAGATCGACCGCGGCGAGGGCTGGGACGCCGCCGTGGCGCGCGGCCGCGCCATCGCCGACTCCAAGGTGCACGGCGCCGCTCCGGCCGCCTACCGCGCCCTGGAGATCATCGAGGCCGCCAGGAACGGCGACCTGCAGGCGGGCTTCGACGCCGAGGACACCGCGCTCGCCGACCTCATCATGGGCGGTGAACTGCGCGCGGGCATCTACTCGTTCAACCTCGTGCAGAAGCGCGGCAAGCGCCCCGCGGGCGCCCCGGACAAGAACCTCGCGCGTCCGGTCACCAAGGTCGGTGTCGTCGGCGCCGGTCTGATGGCCTCGCAGCTCGCGCTGCTCTTCCTGCGCCGCCTCGAGGTGCCGGTCGTGCTGACCGACATCGACCAGGAGCGCGTGGACAAGGGCGTCGGCTACGTCCACGAGGAGATCGACAAGCTCCTCCTCAAGGGCCGCGTCAACCAGGACAAGGCCAACCGCCTGAAGGGGCTCGTCTCCGGCGTGCTCGACAAGGCCGAGGGATTCTCCGACGCCGACTTCGTCATCGAGGCCGTCTTCGAGGAGATCGGCGTCAAGCAGCAGGTGTTCGCCGAGGTCGAGGCCGTCGCTCCGGCGCACGCGATCCTCGCCACCAACACCTCCTCGCTCTCGGTCACCGAGATGGCGTCGAAGCTGAAGCACCCCGAGCGGGTCGTCGGCTTCCACTTCTTCAACCCGGTCGCGATCCTGCCGCTCCTGGAGATCGTGCGCGGCGAGCAGACGGACGACGCCTCGCTGGCCACGGCGTTCGGTGTCGCCAAGAAGCTCAAGAAGACCGCTGTTCTGGTCAAGGACGCTCCGGCGTTCGTCGTGAACCGCATCCTCACCCGCTTCATGGGCGAGATCCAGAACGTCATCGACGAGGGCACCCCGGTCGCCGTCGCCGAGAAGGGCGTCGAGCCGCTCGGTCTGCCGATGTCGCCGCTGGTGCTCCTTGAGCTGGTGGGTCCGGCGATCGGTCTGCACGTCTCGGAGACCCTGAACCGCGCCTTCCCGGAGCGCTTCACCGTGTCCCCGAACCTCGCGGCCGTCGTCAAGGCGGGCAAGCGCGGCTTCTACGTGTACGACTCCGGCAAGCCGGAGCTCGACCCCGAGGTCGCCGCTCTCCTGAAGCAGGGCGACTCCGTCCTGACCGAGGAGCAGGTGCGGGACCGCGTGCTCGACGCGGTGGCGCAGGAGATCGGGCTCATGCTCGACGAGGGCGTCGTCGCCGAGGCGCAGGACATCGACCTCTGCCTGATCACCGGCGCGGGCTGGCCCTTCCACCTGGGCGGCATCACGCCGTACCTGGACCGTGAGGGTGTCAGCGAGCGGGTGAACGGGAAGCGGTTCCTGGCGCAGGGCGTGGCGAGCGTACCGGCGTAA
- a CDS encoding NTP pyrophosphohydrolase, whose product MNTLVVVDAANVVGSVPDGWWRDRRGAAERLRDSLVRYAEEGLPGYPGPLEVVLVVEGAARGVESVPGVRVESASGSGDDRIVEVAAGAEGRPCLVVTADRELRRRVGETGAECAGPRTVRP is encoded by the coding sequence ATGAACACTCTCGTCGTCGTCGATGCCGCGAACGTCGTCGGATCCGTGCCCGACGGCTGGTGGCGCGACCGGCGCGGCGCCGCCGAGCGGCTGCGGGACTCCCTCGTCCGGTACGCGGAGGAGGGCCTGCCCGGGTATCCGGGGCCGCTGGAGGTGGTCCTGGTCGTCGAGGGCGCCGCGCGCGGCGTGGAGTCCGTGCCGGGCGTACGCGTGGAGAGCGCGTCCGGCAGCGGCGACGACCGGATCGTGGAGGTGGCCGCGGGGGCCGAGGGCCGCCCTTGTCTGGTCGTCACGGCCGACCGCGAGCTGCGCCGCAGGGTGGGCGAGACGGGGGCGGAGTGTGCGGGCCCCCGGACCGTACGCCCCTGA
- a CDS encoding ArnT family glycosyltransferase — MLAPPSAPLRSVRHLRVPGPRKEHGADGGARHPHAYWARLLPLLAALACVTRLPSFRWPLWNPDEGYLAVQARMLAHGGALYETVVDRKPPLVPWLYAGAFALFGDGSLLPLKVLAVAAQLLTAVLLVSLARRRWGDGAGRTAGVLYFLISIGLNPEDTQAAAFEVFMLPCTAAAMWCADRRRWGAAGTAVACAFLAKQTGGAVLLPVGWLLWRAGAHRRDTVRLAAGLGVPVLAAALLTTPTGFLFWTVTGSGAYASFTGSELHVLGRGLVNAAVLAAACAGIVAPVVRVLRIARTGAPELWLWLASSVAAVLLGFHFFGHYYLQLMPPLALLGTAALQILPRERTARAIVVSGCACAVFLGWGLLAPRPELAHATRLAEAVRDRTAPDDRVLFWGIHPEAYWLADRAPASRYLTAGLLTNYSGGRNGPQVGEKYAVDGAWPVFREELRSHPPAVVVDDSRGKPFAPDRVPALRRMLAVGYEPVLRTGGAVVYVRVTGRDGR; from the coding sequence ATGCTCGCGCCGCCCTCGGCGCCACTGCGCTCCGTACGCCACCTCCGGGTACCGGGCCCGCGAAAGGAGCACGGCGCCGACGGCGGTGCCCGGCACCCCCACGCCTACTGGGCCCGCCTGCTGCCGCTGCTCGCCGCCCTCGCGTGCGTGACCCGGCTGCCCTCCTTCCGGTGGCCGCTGTGGAACCCCGACGAGGGGTACCTCGCCGTGCAGGCGCGGATGCTTGCGCACGGCGGCGCGCTCTACGAAACCGTCGTCGACCGCAAGCCGCCGCTCGTTCCCTGGCTGTACGCGGGCGCCTTCGCGCTCTTCGGCGACGGCTCGCTCCTGCCGCTCAAGGTGCTCGCGGTCGCCGCGCAGCTCCTGACGGCGGTACTCCTCGTCTCGCTGGCCCGGCGGCGCTGGGGCGACGGGGCGGGGCGCACGGCCGGCGTGCTGTACTTCCTGATCTCCATCGGTCTCAACCCGGAGGACACCCAGGCCGCCGCCTTCGAAGTCTTCATGCTGCCGTGCACGGCCGCCGCCATGTGGTGCGCCGACCGGCGCCGCTGGGGAGCCGCGGGCACCGCGGTGGCCTGCGCGTTCCTCGCCAAACAGACCGGGGGAGCGGTCCTGCTCCCGGTCGGCTGGCTGCTGTGGCGGGCCGGCGCGCACCGCCGCGACACGGTGCGCCTCGCGGCGGGCCTCGGCGTGCCCGTCCTCGCCGCGGCCCTCCTGACGACACCCACGGGCTTCCTGTTCTGGACGGTCACCGGCTCGGGGGCCTACGCCTCCTTCACCGGCTCCGAACTCCACGTACTGGGCCGCGGCCTGGTGAACGCCGCGGTCCTCGCGGCGGCCTGCGCGGGGATCGTCGCGCCCGTCGTACGCGTCCTGCGCATCGCCCGCACCGGCGCACCCGAACTCTGGCTCTGGCTCGCCTCGTCCGTGGCCGCCGTCCTGCTCGGCTTCCACTTCTTCGGCCACTACTACCTGCAACTCATGCCGCCGCTCGCCCTGTTGGGCACGGCCGCCCTGCAGATCCTGCCGCGCGAACGGACGGCCCGCGCGATCGTCGTCTCCGGCTGCGCGTGCGCCGTGTTCCTCGGATGGGGCCTGCTCGCGCCCCGTCCCGAACTGGCCCACGCCACCCGCCTCGCGGAGGCCGTCAGGGACCGCACGGCGCCCGACGACCGCGTACTGTTCTGGGGCATACACCCCGAGGCGTACTGGCTCGCCGACCGCGCCCCCGCCAGCCGCTACCTCACGGCCGGACTGCTCACCAACTACAGCGGCGGCAGGAACGGGCCCCAGGTGGGGGAGAAGTACGCGGTCGACGGCGCCTGGCCGGTCTTCCGCGAGGAGCTGCGCAGCCACCCCCCGGCGGTCGTCGTCGACGACTCACGCGGCAAGCCCTTCGCCCCGGACCGCGTCCCCGCCCTGCGGCGCATGCTCGCGGTCGGGTACGAGCCGGTACTGCGGACCGGGGGAGCGGTGGTGTACGTACGGGTGACGGGGCGGGACGGCCGGTGA
- a CDS encoding amino acid permease has translation MSRTTSVGGTPVSSTLFRTKSVEQSIKDTEEPEHALKKSLSALDLTVFGVGVIIGTGIFVLTGKIAKETAGPSVALAFVVAGLVCALAALCYAEFASTVPVAGSAYTFSYASLGEFPAWIIGWDLILELALGCAVVAVGWSGYLRSLLDTAGMHLPQALSGTHEGQFGFDLLAAVLVLVLTGILVAGMKLSSRVTNVIVAVKVTVVLLVIIVGAFLVTGANYDPFIPPTEHVEGGGGITAPLVQLLFGFTPSHFGVMGIFTAAAVVFFAFIGFDIVATAAEETRDPQRDVPRGILGSLLICTILYVAVSVVVTGMQKYTDLSTDAPLADAFKAVGHPFWSGVISFGAAVGLTSVCMILLLGQTRVFFAMSRDGLLPKTFSKVHPKFGTPYRSTILLGVIVAVVAGFTSIDELAELVNIGTLFAFVVVALGVILLRKQRPDLPRAFRTPLVPFVPILSVLASLWLMLNLPAETWLRFGVWMVLGVVIYFVYGRSHSRLHQRDPHANDAR, from the coding sequence ATGTCGAGGACGACAAGCGTGGGAGGTACGCCCGTGAGCAGCACCCTCTTCAGGACGAAGAGCGTCGAGCAGTCCATCAAGGACACCGAGGAACCGGAGCACGCGCTCAAGAAGTCGCTGTCCGCCCTCGACCTCACGGTCTTCGGCGTCGGCGTCATCATCGGCACCGGCATCTTCGTGCTGACCGGAAAGATCGCCAAGGAGACGGCGGGGCCCTCGGTCGCCCTCGCCTTCGTCGTCGCCGGGCTCGTCTGCGCCCTCGCGGCGCTCTGCTACGCCGAGTTCGCGTCGACCGTGCCGGTCGCCGGATCCGCGTACACCTTCTCGTACGCCTCACTCGGCGAATTCCCCGCCTGGATCATCGGCTGGGACCTGATCCTGGAGCTCGCGCTCGGCTGCGCGGTGGTCGCCGTCGGCTGGTCCGGCTATCTGCGCTCGCTGCTCGACACCGCGGGGATGCATTTGCCGCAGGCGCTGAGCGGGACGCACGAGGGACAGTTCGGCTTCGACCTGCTCGCCGCCGTCCTCGTGCTCGTCCTCACCGGCATCCTGGTCGCCGGAATGAAGCTCTCCTCGCGGGTCACCAACGTCATCGTCGCCGTCAAGGTCACCGTGGTGCTCCTCGTCATCATCGTCGGCGCGTTCCTCGTCACGGGCGCCAACTACGACCCGTTCATCCCGCCCACCGAGCACGTCGAGGGCGGCGGCGGCATCACCGCGCCGCTGGTCCAGCTGCTCTTCGGCTTCACGCCCTCGCACTTCGGCGTCATGGGCATCTTCACCGCGGCCGCCGTGGTCTTCTTCGCGTTCATCGGCTTCGACATCGTCGCGACCGCCGCCGAGGAGACCCGCGACCCGCAGCGCGACGTGCCCCGCGGCATCCTCGGCTCGCTGCTCATCTGCACGATCCTCTACGTCGCCGTCTCCGTCGTCGTCACCGGCATGCAGAAGTACACCGACCTCTCCACGGACGCCCCGCTCGCGGACGCCTTCAAAGCCGTCGGGCACCCCTTCTGGTCCGGTGTGATCAGCTTCGGCGCGGCCGTCGGACTCACCTCCGTCTGCATGATCCTGCTGCTCGGCCAGACCCGCGTGTTCTTCGCCATGAGCCGCGACGGCCTGCTGCCGAAGACCTTCTCCAAGGTCCACCCGAAGTTCGGCACCCCCTACCGCTCCACGATCCTGCTCGGCGTGATCGTCGCCGTCGTCGCCGGCTTCACCTCCATCGACGAACTCGCCGAACTGGTCAACATCGGCACTCTGTTCGCCTTCGTCGTCGTCGCCCTCGGCGTCATCCTGCTCCGCAAACAGCGCCCCGACCTGCCGCGCGCCTTCCGCACCCCGCTGGTGCCCTTCGTGCCGATCCTCTCCGTCCTCGCGTCGCTCTGGCTGATGCTGAACCTGCCCGCGGAGACCTGGCTGCGGTTCGGCGTCTGGATGGTCCTCGGCGTCGTCATCTACTTCGTGTACGGGCGCTCGCACAGCCGGCTGCACCAGCGCGACCCGCACGCGAACGACGCACGGTAG
- the dxs gene encoding 1-deoxy-D-xylulose-5-phosphate synthase, with protein MPLLTRITGPRDLDRLSPEELNQLAGEIRGFLVDAVAKTGGHLGPNLGVVELTIALHRVFESPQDKVLFDTGHQSYVHKLLTGRQDFTKLRSKGGLSGYPSRAESDHDVIENSHASTVLGWADGLAKANQVRGKDDHVVAVIGDGALTGGMAWEALNNIAAAKDRPLVIVVNDNERSYAPTIGGLANHLATLRTTDGYERFLARGKDFLERTPVVGRPLYETLHGAKKGLKDFIAPQGMFEDLGLKYVGPIDGHDVEALESALQRAKRFGGPVIVHCLTEKGRGYQPAEQDEADHFHGIGPIHPDTGLPIAAAGMDWTSVFGEEMVKLGHEREDIVAITAAMLQPVGLKKFAEEFPGRVYDVGIAEQHAAVSAAGLAAGGLHPVFAVYATFLNRAFDQLLMDVALHKCGVTFVLDRAGVTGTDGASHNGMWDMSILQCVPTLRIAAPRDADQVRLQLREAVEVDDAPTVVRYSKGAVGPAVKAVGKVGGMDVLRKAGTNKPDVLLVSVGALAPMCLEIADLLNKQGITTTVVDPRWVKPVDEAMAPLAEQHRVVVTVEDNSRAGGVGSAIAQALRDAGVDVPLRDFGIPPRFLDHASRKEIMAEIGLTAPDISRQVTGLVAKLDGRYERNTASAVDSVEPARD; from the coding sequence GTGCCGCTGCTGACCCGCATCACGGGACCGCGCGATCTGGACCGTCTCAGCCCGGAGGAGCTGAACCAGCTGGCCGGAGAGATCCGCGGCTTCCTCGTCGACGCCGTAGCCAAGACCGGCGGCCACCTCGGGCCGAACCTCGGCGTCGTCGAGCTCACCATCGCCCTGCACCGGGTCTTCGAGTCCCCGCAGGACAAGGTCCTCTTCGACACCGGCCACCAGAGCTACGTGCACAAGCTGCTCACCGGCCGCCAGGACTTCACCAAGCTGCGCAGCAAGGGCGGCCTCTCCGGCTATCCCTCGCGCGCCGAGTCCGACCACGACGTGATCGAGAACAGCCACGCCTCCACCGTCCTCGGCTGGGCCGACGGCCTCGCCAAGGCCAACCAGGTCCGCGGCAAGGACGACCACGTCGTCGCCGTCATCGGTGACGGCGCGCTGACCGGCGGCATGGCCTGGGAGGCGCTCAACAACATCGCCGCCGCCAAGGACCGCCCCCTCGTCATCGTCGTCAACGACAACGAGCGGTCCTACGCCCCCACGATCGGTGGCCTCGCCAACCATCTGGCGACGCTGCGGACCACCGACGGCTACGAGCGCTTCCTGGCCCGCGGGAAGGACTTCCTGGAGCGCACGCCCGTCGTGGGCAGGCCGCTCTACGAGACCCTGCACGGCGCCAAGAAGGGCCTGAAGGACTTCATCGCCCCGCAGGGCATGTTCGAGGACCTCGGCCTGAAGTACGTCGGCCCGATCGACGGCCACGACGTCGAGGCCCTGGAGTCCGCCCTGCAGCGCGCCAAGCGCTTCGGCGGCCCGGTCATCGTGCACTGCCTCACCGAGAAGGGCCGCGGCTACCAGCCCGCGGAGCAGGACGAGGCCGACCACTTCCACGGCATCGGCCCCATCCACCCCGACACGGGCCTGCCCATCGCCGCCGCCGGCATGGACTGGACCTCCGTCTTCGGTGAGGAGATGGTCAAGCTCGGCCACGAGCGCGAGGACATCGTCGCGATCACCGCGGCCATGCTGCAGCCGGTCGGCCTGAAGAAGTTCGCCGAGGAGTTCCCCGGCCGGGTCTACGACGTGGGCATCGCCGAGCAGCACGCCGCGGTCTCCGCCGCCGGCCTCGCCGCGGGCGGCCTGCACCCCGTCTTCGCGGTGTACGCGACCTTCCTCAACCGCGCCTTCGACCAGCTCCTGATGGACGTGGCGCTGCACAAGTGCGGCGTCACCTTCGTCCTGGACCGGGCGGGCGTCACCGGAACGGACGGCGCCTCGCACAACGGCATGTGGGACATGTCGATCCTGCAGTGCGTGCCGACGCTGCGGATCGCCGCGCCGCGCGACGCCGACCAGGTCCGCCTCCAGCTGCGCGAGGCCGTCGAGGTCGACGACGCCCCGACCGTGGTGCGCTACTCGAAGGGCGCGGTCGGCCCGGCGGTCAAGGCCGTCGGCAAGGTCGGCGGCATGGACGTGCTGCGCAAGGCGGGCACGAACAAGCCGGACGTCCTGCTCGTCTCCGTCGGCGCGCTCGCCCCGATGTGCCTGGAGATCGCCGACCTCCTGAACAAGCAGGGCATCACCACGACCGTGGTCGACCCGCGCTGGGTCAAGCCCGTCGACGAGGCCATGGCGCCGCTCGCCGAGCAGCACCGCGTCGTCGTCACCGTCGAGGACAACTCCCGCGCGGGCGGCGTCGGCTCGGCGATCGCACAGGCTCTTCGCGACGCGGGCGTCGACGTGCCGCTGCGCGACTTCGGCATCCCGCCGCGCTTCCTCGACCACGCCTCCCGCAAGGAGATCATGGCCGAGATCGGCCTGACCGCCCCGGACATCTCCCGTCAGGTCACGGGCCTGGTCGCCAAGCTCGACGGACGGTACGAGCGGAACACCGCGTCCGCCGTGGACTCCGTGGAGCCCGCCCGCGACTGA
- a CDS encoding sugar ABC transporter permease, with translation MSDLAKTPKAPADAPPPEAEPSAAPSAAVDPRLLVREEGLAGYWTEFKRKMRGGELGSLPVVVGLIVIAIIFQMKNEHFLDASSLANIAVFTSGLGIMAVGIVFVLLLGEIDLSVGSVAGMGAAVWAVLSVTHELNDWLSVFIAIASGAVIGCLHGFFFAKIGVPAFVVTLAGFLGWSGLQIWLMGGEGSINTPEGSVVEDLTGHFFAEKGAAYGLAAVAIIAYAGSLLLDSKRRKTAGLPSRPVSEIVLRTAVVAVLAGGAAYELNEPQGARGLPLALVLFLAVLVIADFVARRTTFGRQVFAVGGNAEAARRAGINVDRVRIIVFGISGMLAAFGGLFIASLSGGATKSLGGGNTLMMVIAAAVIGGTSLFGGRGKVWSALLGMLVIQSIQQGLNMLGMASEIQYMITGAVLLAAVVIDSVSRRTQKSAGRA, from the coding sequence GTGAGCGACCTCGCCAAGACCCCCAAGGCCCCCGCCGACGCGCCGCCGCCCGAGGCCGAGCCCTCCGCCGCGCCGTCCGCCGCGGTCGACCCGCGCCTCCTCGTCCGCGAGGAGGGCCTCGCCGGCTACTGGACCGAGTTCAAGCGCAAGATGCGCGGCGGTGAGCTCGGCTCGCTGCCCGTCGTGGTCGGTCTGATCGTCATCGCGATCATCTTCCAGATGAAGAACGAGCACTTCCTGGACGCGAGCAGCCTCGCGAACATCGCTGTCTTCACCTCCGGCCTCGGCATCATGGCCGTCGGCATCGTCTTCGTCCTGCTCCTCGGCGAGATCGACCTGTCGGTCGGTTCGGTGGCCGGCATGGGCGCGGCCGTCTGGGCCGTGCTGAGCGTCACACACGAGCTGAACGACTGGCTCTCGGTGTTCATCGCCATCGCGTCCGGCGCGGTCATCGGCTGTCTGCACGGGTTCTTTTTCGCCAAGATCGGCGTGCCCGCCTTCGTGGTCACCCTCGCGGGCTTCCTCGGCTGGAGCGGTCTGCAGATCTGGCTGATGGGCGGCGAGGGCAGCATCAACACGCCCGAGGGCAGTGTCGTCGAGGACCTCACCGGTCACTTCTTCGCCGAGAAGGGCGCGGCGTACGGCCTCGCGGCCGTCGCGATCATCGCCTACGCGGGCTCCCTGCTCCTCGACAGCAAGCGCCGCAAGACCGCCGGGCTCCCGTCCCGGCCGGTCAGCGAGATCGTCCTGCGCACCGCCGTCGTCGCCGTCCTCGCGGGCGGCGCTGCGTACGAGCTGAACGAGCCGCAGGGCGCCCGCGGCCTGCCGCTGGCCCTGGTGCTCTTCCTCGCCGTCCTGGTGATCGCGGACTTCGTGGCCCGGCGCACCACCTTCGGCCGCCAGGTCTTCGCGGTCGGCGGCAACGCGGAGGCCGCGCGGCGCGCGGGCATCAACGTGGACCGCGTCCGGATCATCGTCTTCGGCATCTCCGGCATGCTCGCCGCCTTCGGCGGCCTCTTCATCGCCAGCCTCTCGGGCGGCGCCACGAAGAGCCTGGGCGGCGGCAACACGCTGATGATGGTGATCGCCGCGGCGGTCATCGGCGGCACGAGCCTCTTCGGCGGCCGCGGCAAGGTGTGGTCCGCGCTCCTCGGCATGCTGGTGATCCAGTCCATCCAGCAGGGCCTGAACATGCTCGGCATGGCCAGCGAGATCCAGTACATGATCACCGGTGCGGTCCTGCTCGCCGCGGTGGTCATCGACTCCGTCTCGCGCCGTACGCAGAAGTCCGCGGGGCGCGCGTAG
- a CDS encoding ATP-binding cassette domain-containing protein codes for MIHVSATPVLALRGVSKRFGAVQALTDVDLEIHTGEVVALVGDNGAGKSTLVKTISGVHPIDDGTIEWEGKGVRIGRPHDAQNLGVATVYQDLALCDNLDVVANLFLGSELKTASVLDEIKMEKRAKQLLDTLSIRIPSVRIPVAALSGGQRQVVAIARALVGDPKVVILDEPTAALGVEQTAQVLDLVERLRERGHGVILISHNMADVKAVADRVAVLRLGRNNGTFTVADTTNEEIIAAITGATDNAVTRRKARTATATKEDAK; via the coding sequence ATGATTCACGTGTCCGCTACGCCCGTGCTGGCGTTGCGCGGGGTCTCCAAGCGGTTCGGCGCCGTACAGGCGCTCACGGACGTAGACCTCGAGATCCACACCGGTGAGGTGGTCGCCCTCGTCGGCGACAACGGCGCCGGCAAGTCCACTCTCGTCAAGACGATCTCGGGCGTTCACCCGATCGACGACGGGACCATCGAGTGGGAGGGCAAGGGGGTCCGCATCGGACGCCCGCACGACGCCCAGAACCTCGGCGTGGCCACCGTCTACCAGGACCTGGCCCTCTGCGACAACCTCGACGTCGTCGCCAACCTGTTCCTCGGCAGCGAACTGAAGACGGCCTCCGTCCTCGACGAGATCAAGATGGAGAAGCGGGCCAAGCAGCTCCTGGACACCCTCTCCATCCGCATCCCCAGCGTCCGCATCCCCGTCGCGGCGCTCTCCGGCGGCCAGCGCCAGGTCGTCGCCATCGCCCGCGCCCTGGTCGGCGACCCCAAGGTCGTCATCCTCGACGAGCCGACCGCGGCGCTCGGCGTGGAGCAGACCGCCCAGGTCCTCGACCTGGTCGAGCGGCTGCGCGAGCGCGGCCACGGCGTCATCCTCATCAGCCACAACATGGCCGACGTGAAGGCCGTCGCGGACCGCGTCGCGGTGCTGCGGCTCGGCCGCAACAACGGCACGTTCACCGTCGCCGACACCACCAACGAAGAGATCATCGCCGCCATCACCGGCGCCACGGACAACGCCGTGACCCGCCGCAAGGCGCGTACGGCCACGGCGACGAAGGAGGACGCAAAGTGA